From the genome of Neomonachus schauinslandi chromosome 5, ASM220157v2, whole genome shotgun sequence, one region includes:
- the IL32 gene encoding interleukin-32 produces the protein MCFTQVSTEGRSLTEILQLRMHQMVDSFFNNHRHQPEGQEQEQVALLQLEDDFDEALLDAAMDLHYQNSNQDSSPLLPEVRQELRSRVRRSSVLSLEDQSPEGCSPKESFCKRALRSFQRLLCCLWQKWQAALAWLKKTLSAGVQALCRAVEAIWSVFNDFCSFMAQVIRSATQA, from the exons ATGTGCTTCACCCAGGTGTCGACA GAAGGCAGAAGTCTGACTGAGATTTTACAACTCAGAATG CACCAGATGGTGGACAGTTTCTTTAACAATCATCGACATCAACCAGAAGGACAAGAGCAG GAGCAGGTCGCGCTACTGCAGCTGGAG GACGACTTCGATGAGGCCTTGCTCGATGCCGCCATGGATCTGCATTATCAGAACAGCAATCAG GACTCCTCTCCGTTACTTCCCGAGGTGCGGCAGGAACTGCGCTCCAGGGTCCGGAGGtcctctgtcctttccctggAAGATCAGAGTCCTGAGGGCTGCTCTCCCAAGGAGTCCTTTTGTAAGCGAGCCCTGAGGTCCTTTCAGAGGCTGCTGTGCTGCCTCTGGCAGAAGTGGCAGGCCGCGCTGGCTTGGTTGAAGAAGACCCTGTCTGCTGGCGTGCAGGCCCTTTGCAGGGCGGTGGAGGCCATCTGGAGTGTGTTTAATGATTTCTGCTCCTTCATGGCTCAGGTCATCAGGAGCGCCACCCAGGCCTAG